Genomic window (Subtercola endophyticus):
GACGGATGGGCGGGCCGAACCGGCGCTTCAGCAGTTCTTTTTCGAGCGCTTGAATGAGATTCTCGGTCTCGTCTTCTTCGATCTCGACGTCTTCGTTGCGCGTGACGCGAAAGACGTGGTGTTCGAGCACCTCCATACCCGGAAAAAGGTGCAGCAGGTGGTTCGCAATGAGGTCTTCGAGGCTGATGAAGCGCACGTCTTTGCTGCGCTCTTTCGGGTTCACCCGAACGAAGCGGGGGAGCACCTGCGGCACCTTGAGGCGCGCGAACTCCTGCCTGTCTGACTTCGGGTTGCGTACGCGCACCGAGAGGTTCAGCGACAGGCCCGAGATATACGGGAACGGATGCGCGGGGTCGACCGCGAGCGGCATGAGCACCGGAAAGATCTCGTCGCTGAACACCTCGGTGAGGTGGTCTTGCTCGGTCTGGTCGAGCGAGTCCCAGGTGACGATGTGGATGCCCGCCTCATCGAGCGCCGGCTTCACGAGGTCTTGGTAGGCCGCCGCGTGCCGCGCCTGCAGTTCGTGCACCACGAGCGAGATGTCGTCGAGCACCTCCTGCGGCCCACGACCCACGTTGGTGGGAACGGCGAGCCCGGTGAGAATGCGACGCTTCAGGCCGGCGACTCGAACCATGAAGAACTCGTCGAGGTTGCTCGAGAAGATGGCGAGAAAGTTGGCGCGTTCCAGCGCGGGAATCGAGGGGTCTTCGGCGAGTTCGAGCACCCGCCGGTTGAAGGCGAGCCAGCTCAGCTCGCGGTCGAGGTAACGGCCTTCGGGCAGAGCTGGGTCGTTGGGGTCTTCGATGATCTCGAAGTCGTCGTCGAGATAGTCGCTACCCACGCCAGCGTCGAGGGTGATGTTGTCGCCGTCCATCTGATCATCATGTCACTCACGGAGCACCGGTGAGAGTAAACGCCAGGTGAACGGGGCGCCGAGGCTGCTCAGCGCGCTTTGTACTGAACGTCGACCGTGTAATCGGTGAAGCCCAGGCTGCGGTAGAGCGCGACGGCCGACGCATTGTCGTCGTCGGTGTAGAGAGCTGCGACCGTGCATCCGCGGGCCGCCAGGCGGTTCAGGCCGGCGTGCATGAGGGCTCGGCCGAGCCCCGCTCCGGCCGCCTCGGGGGCGACACCGATCACGTAGATCTCGCCTGGCTCCTGCGCTGCCTCGGTCGTTTCTTCGCTCGTGGGCGATGTTTCGATCTTCAGCCAGTTGTACCCGACGAGCGCGCCGCTGTCGTCGCGGGCGACGAGAAAGTCGGAGGCGTCGAACCACGGCTCTGCCATGCGCGCGTGCAGGTCGTCGAGGGTGATCTTGCCCTGCTCCGGATGCCCGGCGAACACCCGGGCGTTCAGAGCGATCCACGCCTCGTCGTCGTGGCCGGGAACGAAGCCGTCGATCGTGTACCGGCCGGGCGTCTCGGGGTAGGGAGCGGCGAGGGGCGTGCGCAGCTGCAAAAGCGTGCGCACGGGCTCGAAGTGGTACTTCTGGGCGAGAACGGCGGCGGCGGGGTGATTGCCGTGCGACCAGGCCAGGGTCGGAATGGCTATCGGCACGTCGTACTGAAACGGCTCGAGCAGCCGCGACAGATACGACACGTGCGGCCGGCGGCGCCGCGCCAGCACGGAATCCTCATCGAGCATGTGCGCGGTGAGGGCCGCACCGAGCTCACGGCCGCGCAGGGCGGGAGCGATGACGAGTTCGAGTGTGTCGCCGTTCACGACCGCAGCACCGGCGAGAGTGTCGCCGAGGTAGGCGAGGGTGAACACACAACGGCCGGCACGGGCATCCACCAGCGTCTGGTCGTTGAACGGAGGCTGGCCATCTGCGGCGACGGCCTCGGCGCCGAGTTGTACGAGGTCGAGGTACCCGTGCGACGCCAGCAGGGCCTCTCGGTCGCCGGCCCTAAGCGTTTCGAGCTTGAGCGAGTCGCTCATTCTCATCCTCGAAGAAGTTGAAGCGGTAACCGACGTTGCGCACCGTGCCGATGAGCGACTCGAGGTCGCCGAGCTTGGCGCGCAGGCGTCGCACGTGCACGTCGACGGTGCGGGTGCCGCCGAAGTAGTCGTAGCCCCATACTTCGCTGAGCAGTTGCTCGCGGGTGAAGACCCGTGACGGGTTGAGCGCGAAGAAGCGCAGCAACTCGAACTCTTTGAACGTGAGGTCGAGCGGGCGGCCGTGCACTCGAGCTGAATAGCTCGCTTCGTCGATGACGACCCCCGACGCCTGGATCTTCGACGACGACTGCTCTTGCACCTGCCGGCCGATGGCCAAACGGATGCGCGTGTCGACCTCGGCGGGCCCGGCGCTTTCGAGCACGACGTCGGCTGCGCCCCACTCCGCGCTGACGGCGGTGAGGCCGCCCTCGGTGAGCACCAGCACGATAGGAACACCGATTCCCGTGGTCTTCAAGATCTTGCAGAGCGACCGGGCGCTCGCGAGGTCACGCCGGGCGTCGATGAAGATCAGGTCGCAGTTGGGCGTGTTCACCAATTGCGAGGCCTCGGCAGGGATGTGCCGCGTGCGGTGACTGAGCAGAGAGAGCGCGGGAAGGACTTCTTTGTCGACCGCAGAGGTCAGGATCAACAACTGCGCCACAGAGATCCTCCAGATAATGCCTGTCGTAATACTAGCGGCTTGACCCAGACGACGTACGACAGGGCAGAATGGCACTGTGAACCTACTGGTCAAGAGCGTGACACCCGTCTGGCTGCTGGCGCTGATCGGCGCGGTGCTGGTGGGGGTGCTGTCGCATCCGGGCCAGTATTTTGTGATGCTGCCCGTCGTGCTGGGCGTCATCGTTATTCTCACCTTCGTTGTGCAGTTGCTGATGGTGCAGCCATCGGGGTTCGTCGACCGAGTCGCCGCCAGCATCGCCGGGTCCATGGTGATTCTGGCCATCGCGTCGCTTGTTCTTCTTTAGCGCGAGGCTCCTCTAGAATTGGCGCATGTCATATGTGCCTCTTGAACTGTTCTATCTCGGGCTGCTCGGTCTCGCGGGTATCGGCATCGCCTTCACCTCGGTGGTCGTCATCTTGAGGCTGTTCCGCGGCCAGCGCTG
Coding sequences:
- the mshD gene encoding mycothiol synthase; translated protein: MSDSLKLETLRAGDREALLASHGYLDLVQLGAEAVAADGQPPFNDQTLVDARAGRCVFTLAYLGDTLAGAAVVNGDTLELVIAPALRGRELGAALTAHMLDEDSVLARRRRPHVSYLSRLLEPFQYDVPIAIPTLAWSHGNHPAAAVLAQKYHFEPVRTLLQLRTPLAAPYPETPGRYTIDGFVPGHDDEAWIALNARVFAGHPEQGKITLDDLHARMAEPWFDASDFLVARDDSGALVGYNWLKIETSPTSEETTEAAQEPGEIYVIGVAPEAAGAGLGRALMHAGLNRLAARGCTVAALYTDDDNASAVALYRSLGFTDYTVDVQYKAR
- a CDS encoding response regulator transcription factor; the encoded protein is MAQLLILTSAVDKEVLPALSLLSHRTRHIPAEASQLVNTPNCDLIFIDARRDLASARSLCKILKTTGIGVPIVLVLTEGGLTAVSAEWGAADVVLESAGPAEVDTRIRLAIGRQVQEQSSSKIQASGVVIDEASYSARVHGRPLDLTFKEFELLRFFALNPSRVFTREQLLSEVWGYDYFGGTRTVDVHVRRLRAKLGDLESLIGTVRNVGYRFNFFEDENERLAQARNA